The following are from one region of the Mustela lutreola isolate mMusLut2 chromosome 7, mMusLut2.pri, whole genome shotgun sequence genome:
- the SNX33 gene encoding sorting nexin-33 isoform X1 has product MALKGRALYDFRSENKEEISIHQDEDLVIFSETSLDGWLQGQNSRGETGLFPASYVEIIRSGASPNHADYSSSPGSLGTQVSLYDSSGVASPSRSGGVSGFLSHQGSFEEDDDDDWDDWDDGSTVVEEPRAGGLGTNGHPPLNLSYPGAYPSQHMAFRPKPALERQDSLASAKRGSVVGRNLNRFSCFVRSGVEAFILGDVPMMAKIAETYSIEMGPRGPQWKANPHPFACSVEDPTKQTKFKGIKSYISYKLTPTHAGSPVYRRYKHFDWLYNRLLHKFTVISVPHLPEKQATGRFEEDFIEKRKRRLILWMDHMTSHPVLSQYEGFQHFLSCLDDKQWKMGKRRAEKDEMVGASFLLTFQIPTEHQDLQDVEDRVDTFKAFSKKMDDSVLQLSTVASELVRKHVGGFRKEFQKLGSAFQAISHAFQMDPPFSSEALNSAISHTGRTYEAVGEMFAEQPKNDLFQMLDTLSLYQGLLSNFPDIIHLQKGAFAKVKESQRMSDEGRMAQDEADGIRRRCRVVGFALQAEMNHFHQRRELDFKHMMQNYLRQQILFYQRVGQQLEKTLRMYDSL; this is encoded by the exons ATGGCACTGAAAGGGCGAGCCCTCTATGACTTCCGCAGTGAGAACAAGGAGGAGATCAGTATCCATCAGGATGAGGACCTGGTCATCTTCAGTGAGACCTCGCTGGATGGCTGGCTGCAGGGCCAGAATAGCCGCGGGGAGACAGGGCTCTTCCCTGCCTCTTACGTGGAGATCATCCGGTCTGGTGCCAGCCCCAACCATGCCGACTACTCCAGCAGCCCAGGCTCTCTGGGCACCCAGGTGAGCTTGTACGATAGCTCTGGTGTGGCCAGCCCTTCCAGGAGTGGTGGGGTCAGTGGCTTCCTCTCACACCAGGGCAGCTTTGAGGAGGATGATGACGATGACTGGGATGACTGGGACGATGGAAGCACGGTGGTAGAGGAGCCTCGGGCTGGTGGGCTGGGCACCAACGGGCACCCACCTCTCAACCTCTCCTACCCTGGTGCCTACCCCAGCCAGCACATGGCCTTTCGGCCCAAGCCAGCCCTGGAGCGGCAGGACAGCCTGGCGTCTGCCAAGCGCGGCAGTGTGGTGGGACGCAACCTCAACCGTTTCTCGTGCTTCGTGCGCTCTGGAGTGGAGGCCTTTATCCTGGGTGATGTGCCCATGATGGCCAAGATTGCCGAGACGTACTCCATTGAAATGGGCCCTCGTGGGCCCCAGTGGAAGGCCAACCCCCACCCGTTTGCCTGTTCCGTGGAGGACCCCACCAAACAGACCAAGTTCAAGGGCATCAAAAGCTACATCTCCTACAAGCTCACACCGACCCACGCCGGTTCGCCAGTCTACCGGCGCTACAAACACTTTGACTGGCTCTATAACCGCCTGTTGCACAAGTTCACTGTCATCTCAGTGCCCCACCTGCCGGAGAAGCAGGCCACAGGCCGCTTCGAGGAGGACTTTATTGAGAAGCGGAAGCGTCGGCTCATTCTCTGGATGGACCACATGACCAGCCACCCCGTGCTGTCCCAGTATGAGGGCTTCCAGCATTTCCTCAGCTGCCTGGATGACAAGCAGTGGAAGATGGGCAAGCGCCGGGCCGAGAAGGATGAGATGGTGGGTGCCAGCTTCCTGCTCACCTTCCAGATCCCCACGGAGCACCAGGACCTGCAGGACGTGGAGGACCGTGTGGACACGTTCAAGGCCTTCAGCAAGAAGATGGATGACAGTGTCCTGCAGCTCAGCACTGTGGCCTCAGAACTGGTGCGCAAGCATGTGGGGGGCTTCCGCAAGGAGTTCCAGAAACTGGGCAGTGCTTTCCAGGCCATCAGCCATGCCTTCCAGATGGACCCCCCGTTTAGCTCTGAGGCCCTCAACAGCGCCATTTCTCACACGGGCCGCACCTATGAAGCTGTCGGTGAGATGTTTGCCGAGCAGCCCAAAAACGACCTCTTCCAGATGCTTGACACGCTCTCCCTCTACCAGGGCCTGCTCTCAAACTTCCCCGATATCATTCACCTGCAGAAAG GCGCCTTCGCCAAGGTGAAGGAGAGCCAACGCATGAGTGACGAGGGCCGCATGGCACAGGACGAGGCAGATGGCATTCGCAGGCGCTGCCGTGTGGTGGGCTTCGCCCTGCAGGCCGAAATGAACCACTTCCACCAGCGCCGCGAACTCGACTTCAAGCACATGATGCAGAACTACCTGCGCCAGCAGATCCTCTTCTACCAGCGGGTGGGCCAGCAGCTGGAGAAGACTCTGCGCATGTACGACAGCCTCTGA
- the SNX33 gene encoding sorting nexin-33 isoform X2 produces MALKGRALYDFRSENKEEISIHQDEDLVIFSETSLDGWLQGQNSRGETGLFPASYVEIIRSGASPNHADYSSSPGSLGTQVSLYDSSGVASPSRSGGVSGFLSHQGSFEEDDDDDWDDWDDGSTVVEEPRAGGLGTNGHPPLNLSYPGAYPSQHMAFRPKPALERQDSLASAKRGSVVGRNLNRFSCFVRSGVEAFILGDVPMMAKIAETYSIEMGPRGPQWKANPHPFACSVEDPTKQTKFKGIKSYISYKLTPTHAGSPVYRRYKHFDWLYNRLLHKFTVISVPHLPEKQATGRFEEDFIEKRKRRLILWMDHMTSHPVLSQYEGFQHFLSCLDDKQWKMGKRRAEKDEMVGASFLLTFQIPTEHQDLQDVEDRVDTFKAFSKKMDDSVLQLSTVASELVRKHVGGFRKEFQKLGSAFQAISHAFQMDPPFSSEALNSAISHTGRTYEAVGEMFAEQPKNDLFQMLDTLSLYQGLLSNFPDIIHLQKAILS; encoded by the exons ATGGCACTGAAAGGGCGAGCCCTCTATGACTTCCGCAGTGAGAACAAGGAGGAGATCAGTATCCATCAGGATGAGGACCTGGTCATCTTCAGTGAGACCTCGCTGGATGGCTGGCTGCAGGGCCAGAATAGCCGCGGGGAGACAGGGCTCTTCCCTGCCTCTTACGTGGAGATCATCCGGTCTGGTGCCAGCCCCAACCATGCCGACTACTCCAGCAGCCCAGGCTCTCTGGGCACCCAGGTGAGCTTGTACGATAGCTCTGGTGTGGCCAGCCCTTCCAGGAGTGGTGGGGTCAGTGGCTTCCTCTCACACCAGGGCAGCTTTGAGGAGGATGATGACGATGACTGGGATGACTGGGACGATGGAAGCACGGTGGTAGAGGAGCCTCGGGCTGGTGGGCTGGGCACCAACGGGCACCCACCTCTCAACCTCTCCTACCCTGGTGCCTACCCCAGCCAGCACATGGCCTTTCGGCCCAAGCCAGCCCTGGAGCGGCAGGACAGCCTGGCGTCTGCCAAGCGCGGCAGTGTGGTGGGACGCAACCTCAACCGTTTCTCGTGCTTCGTGCGCTCTGGAGTGGAGGCCTTTATCCTGGGTGATGTGCCCATGATGGCCAAGATTGCCGAGACGTACTCCATTGAAATGGGCCCTCGTGGGCCCCAGTGGAAGGCCAACCCCCACCCGTTTGCCTGTTCCGTGGAGGACCCCACCAAACAGACCAAGTTCAAGGGCATCAAAAGCTACATCTCCTACAAGCTCACACCGACCCACGCCGGTTCGCCAGTCTACCGGCGCTACAAACACTTTGACTGGCTCTATAACCGCCTGTTGCACAAGTTCACTGTCATCTCAGTGCCCCACCTGCCGGAGAAGCAGGCCACAGGCCGCTTCGAGGAGGACTTTATTGAGAAGCGGAAGCGTCGGCTCATTCTCTGGATGGACCACATGACCAGCCACCCCGTGCTGTCCCAGTATGAGGGCTTCCAGCATTTCCTCAGCTGCCTGGATGACAAGCAGTGGAAGATGGGCAAGCGCCGGGCCGAGAAGGATGAGATGGTGGGTGCCAGCTTCCTGCTCACCTTCCAGATCCCCACGGAGCACCAGGACCTGCAGGACGTGGAGGACCGTGTGGACACGTTCAAGGCCTTCAGCAAGAAGATGGATGACAGTGTCCTGCAGCTCAGCACTGTGGCCTCAGAACTGGTGCGCAAGCATGTGGGGGGCTTCCGCAAGGAGTTCCAGAAACTGGGCAGTGCTTTCCAGGCCATCAGCCATGCCTTCCAGATGGACCCCCCGTTTAGCTCTGAGGCCCTCAACAGCGCCATTTCTCACACGGGCCGCACCTATGAAGCTGTCGGTGAGATGTTTGCCGAGCAGCCCAAAAACGACCTCTTCCAGATGCTTGACACGCTCTCCCTCTACCAGGGCCTGCTCTCAAACTTCCCCGATATCATTCACCTGCAGAAAG CCATTCTGAGCTGA